A single window of Pieris napi chromosome 8, ilPieNapi1.2, whole genome shotgun sequence DNA harbors:
- the LOC125051961 gene encoding transcription initiation factor TFIID subunit 12, which produces MSQGGNMPTIGGMTPGTIQYVNNPLQSPQLQTSSMQGSPSQHSPMGQTQVSAKTNQGSGDQTTQLLSRPRLQELVREVDPTVQLDEEVEEMLLQLADDFIDTTLNAACSLAKHRHAPTVELKDVQLHLERQWNMWIPGFGNDELRPYKRAPVTEAHKQRMALIRKTIKKY; this is translated from the exons ATGTCGCAAGGGGGAAATATGCCTACAATTGGGGGTATGACTCCAGGAACTATACAATATGTGAATAATCCACTTCAAAGTCCACAATTACAAACATCGTCAATGCAGGGCTCTCCATCGCAGCATAGTCCAATGGGCCAAACACAAGTATCTGCAAAAACCAATCAAGGATCTGGTGATCAAACAACACAG ctcTTAAGCAGACCCAGATTACAAGAATTAGTAAGAGAAGTGGACCCAACTGTACAACTAGATGAAGAGGTGGAGGAGATGTTGCTGCAGTTAGCTGATGACTTTATTGACACTACACTAAATGCTGCATGTTCACTTGCTAAACATAGACATGCTCCAACAGTGGAGCTAAAAGATGTTCAGTTACATTTAG AGAGACAATGGAATATGTGGATACCCGGCTTTGGCAATGATGAGCTGAGACCCTACAAGAGGGCACCAGTAACAGAAGCACATAAACAGAGAATGGCccttattagaaaaacaattaaGAAATACTAG
- the LOC125051960 gene encoding uncharacterized protein LOC125051960, translated as MPKKLKVVVKSLYSHEIRKDVSLEQLKSLKLEDAWPFIREEIETEIGSSQLVCIPHITEADLYNVTSLFVPNEKPTNGKMFTPLGELKMNINTAKSDPHYVSWLNESDFQDTSFKFPHESVKITLQDESIKNKVRVIMVGFTRTIIPKDKDLVSNIYLDVDKHKDLKGKKSVYMITNVLIAKTIEFRVTRGTSSRIFHLGNASPLVFGLDEFMIGDDGKLISKQPVTIKSKFLHWQRLHPSDQLYIAEKDAESED; from the exons ATGCCAAAAAAATTGAAAGTCGTTGTGAAATCTCTATATTCTCATGAAATACGCAAAGATGTTAGTTTGGaacaattaaaatcattaaaacttGAAGATGCGTGGCCTTTTATCAGGGAGGAAATTGAAACGGAGATCGGTAGCAGTCAGCTCGTCTGTATACCACATATTACAGAGGCCGATCTTTACAATGTGACATCTCTATTTGTCCCTAATGAAAAGCCTACAAATGGTAAAATGTTCACTCCTCTTGGAGAGCTTAAAATGAACATAAACACGGCCAAATCAGACCCGCATTATGTCAGCTGGTTAAATGAGAGTGATTTCCAAGATACTTCTTTCAAATTCCCTCATGAGAGTGTCAAG ATTACCTTACAAGATGAGTCAATTAAGAATAAAGTTAGAGTTATTATGGTGGGCTTCACTAGAACAATTATTCCAAAGGATAAGGATCTTGTCAGTAACATTTACTTGGATGTTGACAAACATAaag atttaaaaggCAAGAAATCTGTGTATATGATTACAAATGTGCTCATTGCAAAAACCATTGAGTTCAGAGTGACTCGAGGTACATCTTCCAGAATTTTTCACCTTGGAAATGCATCACCATTGGTTTTCGGATTAGATGAGTTCATGATTGGTGATGATGGAAAACTAATTAGTAAA caaCCAGTGACAATTAAATCCAAATTTCTTCACTGGCAGAGACTCCATCCTTCAGACCAGCTGTATATTGCCGAGAAAGACGCAGAAAGTGAAGATTAA